In Chryseobacterium lactis, a single genomic region encodes these proteins:
- a CDS encoding alpha/beta hydrolase family protein gives MIYKKNIDSLLKDIRAKNFYCKSFILALFLLLFTTIQVFAIPPDFTTKDVKFVSNGDTLAGTIIKPEHPVAALVIVHGSGQEKRMMKFATLLAQNGIAVLTYDKRGVGESGGVYAGPEVGTNNIDSANLNLLSLDASAAVNTLKKDLADKQIKIGLIGASQAGWIIPLTAKKNNNVNFMAIFSGALVTARQQLRFQFYTNNDRGFWDTHSEEDARQHTLNDPDKYQFIDTDPLPTLSKLSIPGLWIYGGKDIQVPVQLSIEHLNTLKSKNNRYEYQLFPNLGHNTAFAKDQEPVENVIKWIKTLKSSTKKK, from the coding sequence ATGATTTACAAAAAAAATATTGACTCTTTATTAAAAGACATCAGAGCTAAAAATTTCTATTGCAAGTCCTTTATACTAGCCCTATTTTTACTATTGTTCACCACTATTCAAGTATTCGCTATCCCTCCTGACTTTACGACAAAAGATGTAAAGTTTGTAAGTAATGGAGATACTCTTGCAGGTACCATTATAAAACCTGAACATCCTGTTGCTGCCCTGGTCATTGTGCATGGATCCGGTCAGGAAAAAAGGATGATGAAATTCGCCACTCTTTTAGCCCAAAATGGCATCGCTGTTTTAACTTATGATAAACGAGGCGTTGGAGAATCCGGTGGTGTGTACGCCGGACCGGAAGTGGGTACCAATAACATTGATTCTGCAAACCTTAATCTCCTGTCTTTAGATGCAAGTGCAGCCGTCAATACTTTGAAGAAGGATTTAGCTGACAAGCAGATTAAAATTGGGTTAATAGGTGCCAGTCAGGCAGGATGGATCATTCCTTTGACTGCTAAGAAGAATAACAATGTCAATTTCATGGCCATATTCAGTGGAGCATTGGTTACCGCTCGGCAACAATTAAGATTTCAGTTTTATACTAACAATGATCGTGGCTTTTGGGATACCCACTCCGAAGAAGATGCCCGTCAACATACACTCAATGACCCGGACAAGTATCAATTTATAGACACTGATCCATTGCCTACTCTTTCCAAACTCTCAATACCCGGATTATGGATTTATGGTGGAAAAGATATTCAGGTTCCGGTACAGTTGTCAATAGAACACCTTAATACATTGAAATCGAAAAACAATCGATATGAATATCAATTGTTTCCTAACTTAGGTCATAATACAGCATTTGCAAAAGACCAGGAACCCGTTGAAAATGTCATCAAGTGGATTAAAACCCTTAAGTCTTCAACTAAAAAAAAGTGA
- a CDS encoding DUF2461 domain-containing protein: protein MKKTFEFLKQLEKNNNREWFAQHKTEFDSVTKENKTFFTQIYNELQEYDNLKGIHIFRIYRDVRFSKDQTPYKNNFGVGYSRSKPMLRGGYYIQLEPGNSFVGGGFWGPEARDLLRIRKEFEISTTEIEKITSDETFVKYFGELKGDAVKTAPRGFDKNHPAIDLIRKKQFVVMRKFTDKEVLADNFQKEVLLTLLAMRPFFNYMSEVLTTDMNGEPLF from the coding sequence ATGAAAAAAACATTTGAATTTCTTAAACAGCTGGAAAAAAACAATAACCGCGAATGGTTTGCCCAGCATAAAACAGAATTTGACTCGGTAACTAAAGAAAATAAAACATTTTTCACCCAGATTTACAATGAACTTCAGGAATACGACAATTTAAAAGGAATTCATATTTTCAGAATTTACAGAGATGTTCGTTTTTCCAAGGATCAAACGCCGTATAAAAATAATTTTGGCGTTGGATATTCCCGTTCAAAACCAATGTTAAGAGGTGGATATTATATTCAGCTGGAACCCGGCAACAGTTTTGTGGGCGGTGGATTTTGGGGACCTGAAGCCAGGGATTTGCTTCGTATCCGTAAAGAATTTGAAATCAGCACCACAGAAATTGAAAAGATTACTTCTGATGAGACCTTCGTAAAATATTTCGGGGAGCTTAAAGGTGATGCGGTGAAAACAGCTCCGAGAGGTTTTGATAAAAATCATCCGGCCATAGATTTAATCCGGAAAAAACAATTCGTCGTTATGCGAAAATTTACCGATAAGGAGGTTCTGGCAGATAATTTTCAAAAGGAAGTCCTTCTTACTTTACTGGCTATGCGTCCATTTTTTAATTATATGAGTGAAGTACTGACAACGGACATGAATGGAGAACCTTTATTTTAA
- a CDS encoding SHOCT domain-containing protein: MKRLVLLFTFLIFGITSAQTAPKFENDTLTTSTGFKVYEGLDLKIGTGSMNDGDFKFIRTNASSMFNYYSTIGYQGLANQANSFKRSNSGLTFKVKKIMLRGNKRNGFVYYVKIGSGLINYEIDLENAIRSGELIIPDEFSPKEKSQNVTSETKYDKLKKIKELKDSGVLSEEEFQKEKDKIMIDK; this comes from the coding sequence ATGAAAAGATTAGTACTCTTATTTACCTTTCTGATTTTTGGAATCACTTCTGCCCAAACTGCACCCAAATTTGAAAATGATACACTCACTACTTCGACAGGTTTTAAGGTGTATGAAGGATTAGACTTAAAGATCGGAACCGGTTCCATGAATGACGGAGATTTTAAATTTATCCGAACCAACGCTTCTTCCATGTTCAATTATTATTCTACAATCGGATATCAGGGCTTGGCCAATCAGGCGAATTCTTTTAAAAGGAGCAATTCCGGTCTGACTTTTAAAGTCAAGAAAATCATGCTGAGAGGAAACAAACGAAATGGCTTTGTTTATTACGTTAAAATCGGAAGTGGTCTCATCAATTATGAAATTGACCTGGAAAATGCCATCAGATCCGGTGAGCTGATCATTCCTGATGAGTTTTCACCCAAAGAAAAATCTCAGAATGTAACATCGGAAACGAAATATGATAAACTGAAAAAAATTAAGGAATTAAAAGATTCAGGCGTATTGTCTGAAGAAGAATTCCAAAAAGAAAAGGATAAAATAATGATCGACAAATAA
- a CDS encoding Kelch repeat-containing protein, giving the protein MKTKLFLLSFFGSFLAHAQTLNFQKLADMSADRGAITSVIVNDNIYVTNGYTANKDTNYIEKYNITDNRWSVLNSKLIPKRFANSETYQNKIYIFNGWGNNRLEILDLTTNTLTKGADNPLDTGNSGSAIHDGKIYVFGGNGLNGGAKNVFSKKFQYYDIASDSWHSLPDMPTARETKGKIVNDKLYVIGGFNGKSSNLINVYDLTANRWTDQYKMPVGISGHALAVSGDKIFIVGDYDNLIFLAYFDTRTNELHQLSSNMIPRRNSTAEVYNNKLYITGGNTTSISNSSIKSTQVADISDSVLAANVSTDDHEDKTRVYSNAHRDGFFISNKNNSNQFEFTVFSIDGKLISKGFAYYNRNIDLTKVPSGTYIFSFKNEKGVLQQIRIVR; this is encoded by the coding sequence ATGAAAACAAAATTATTTCTCCTTTCATTTTTCGGGTCTTTCTTAGCCCATGCACAAACACTTAATTTTCAAAAGCTCGCAGATATGTCTGCAGACCGAGGCGCCATAACAAGTGTCATCGTGAATGACAACATCTACGTAACCAACGGCTATACAGCGAATAAAGACACCAACTATATTGAGAAATATAATATTACCGATAACCGTTGGAGCGTTCTCAATTCTAAGTTGATTCCCAAAAGATTTGCCAATTCGGAAACTTATCAAAATAAAATTTACATTTTTAACGGCTGGGGAAATAACCGTCTTGAAATTTTAGATCTTACTACCAACACTTTGACAAAAGGAGCAGATAATCCTTTGGATACAGGAAATTCAGGTTCAGCAATACATGATGGTAAAATATATGTGTTTGGAGGCAACGGATTAAACGGAGGGGCAAAAAATGTATTTTCTAAGAAATTTCAGTATTATGATATTGCTTCCGATTCCTGGCATTCATTACCGGATATGCCCACAGCCAGGGAAACAAAAGGAAAAATTGTTAATGATAAACTTTATGTAATAGGTGGTTTTAACGGAAAGTCCTCTAATCTGATCAATGTCTACGATCTTACCGCCAACCGTTGGACCGATCAATATAAGATGCCTGTTGGCATATCCGGCCACGCATTAGCCGTATCCGGTGATAAGATTTTTATTGTTGGGGATTATGATAATCTGATTTTTCTGGCGTATTTTGATACCAGAACCAACGAATTACATCAACTATCATCCAATATGATTCCCCGAAGAAACTCCACCGCTGAAGTCTATAACAATAAATTATACATCACAGGCGGAAATACAACTTCTATCTCCAATTCCTCCATTAAAAGTACACAAGTGGCAGATATTAGTGATAGTGTACTCGCAGCCAATGTAAGCACTGACGATCATGAGGATAAAACCCGCGTCTATAGCAATGCTCATAGAGATGGTTTTTTTATCAGTAATAAAAATAACAGCAATCAGTTTGAATTCACTGTTTTTTCAATAGATGGGAAACTAATCAGCAAAGGTTTTGCCTACTATAACCGAAATATAGATTTAACAAAAGTACCAAGTGGAACTTACATTTTCAGTTTTAAAAATGAGAAAGGAGTTTTACAACAGATTAGAATTGTAAGATAA
- a CDS encoding SMI1/KNR4 family protein: MATQEEFWARKKQLNDDFFVMGSVANPATEEQIAKYEESTGFTFSEDIKDFLTTFGSLVFEVKEEIWKRPQEFDVLPSWKFGYGFFVYGLSQDEEMPSWMGFEEKHQEALEYKENPLGQLFFKRSGNLYRAYTDSGIIKIEYDKYDDDHEVFDGNLYDFLIQEINNLEQDYKDYINEGKS, encoded by the coding sequence ATGGCGACACAAGAAGAATTCTGGGCAAGAAAAAAGCAGTTAAACGATGACTTTTTCGTGATGGGTTCTGTGGCAAACCCGGCTACAGAAGAACAAATTGCAAAGTATGAAGAAAGCACGGGTTTTACTTTCAGTGAAGATATTAAAGACTTTCTGACCACCTTTGGTTCCTTGGTTTTTGAAGTTAAAGAAGAAATATGGAAAAGGCCTCAGGAATTTGACGTTCTTCCGAGTTGGAAATTTGGATATGGCTTTTTTGTGTATGGCCTTTCACAGGACGAAGAGATGCCTTCATGGATGGGATTTGAAGAAAAACATCAGGAAGCACTTGAATATAAAGAAAACCCTTTGGGCCAGCTATTTTTCAAACGAAGTGGAAACCTTTACAGAGCGTATACCGACAGCGGAATTATAAAAATTGAGTATGATAAATATGATGATGACCACGAAGTTTTTGACGGAAATTTGTACGATTTTTTAATTCAGGAAATTAATAATTTAGAACAAGATTATAAAGATTATATTAACGAAGGAAAATCGTAA